From a single Couchioplanes caeruleus genomic region:
- a CDS encoding NAD(P)H-binding protein, with protein sequence MTSDHFPVLVTGATGRVGRAVTGLLIDASVPVRALVRRHPDPAEALPAEVEIVTGDLTVPDSLDKALYGAGSVFLVWTAPPQTAPAVIDRLARHTRRVVHLSAPHRTPHPFFQQPNPMAAMHAGIERLIAAAGLESTIVRPGMFASNALLWWADAIRGGDVVRWPYGAAETAPVDDRDVAEVVARCLSEDGHAGSDYVLTGPESLSQADQVRIIGEALGRPITFEDLPPDDFRRRTPEAARPAVDMLLAAWKATTGHPAYVTSTVSEVLGRPARTFRQWATDHATAFADPDARHPLGSGT encoded by the coding sequence ATGACTTCTGATCACTTCCCGGTGCTGGTCACCGGCGCGACCGGACGAGTGGGACGCGCCGTGACCGGTCTGCTGATCGATGCGAGCGTGCCGGTACGTGCCCTCGTGCGCCGCCACCCGGACCCGGCGGAGGCGTTGCCGGCCGAGGTCGAGATCGTGACCGGCGACCTCACGGTGCCGGATTCGCTCGACAAGGCCCTGTACGGCGCCGGCTCGGTCTTCCTGGTGTGGACCGCCCCGCCACAGACCGCGCCTGCCGTCATCGATCGGCTGGCCCGCCACACGCGCCGGGTCGTCCACCTGTCCGCACCGCACCGGACGCCGCATCCGTTCTTCCAGCAACCGAACCCGATGGCGGCGATGCACGCCGGGATCGAGCGGCTCATCGCGGCCGCCGGGCTCGAGTCGACGATCGTGCGGCCGGGGATGTTCGCGTCGAACGCGCTGCTCTGGTGGGCGGACGCCATCCGCGGCGGGGACGTGGTCCGGTGGCCGTACGGCGCGGCCGAGACGGCGCCGGTCGACGATCGCGACGTCGCCGAGGTCGTCGCGCGGTGCCTGTCCGAGGACGGGCACGCCGGCAGTGACTACGTCCTGACCGGCCCGGAGTCGCTCAGCCAGGCGGACCAGGTACGCATCATCGGCGAGGCGCTGGGCCGTCCGATCACGTTCGAGGACCTGCCGCCCGACGACTTCCGGCGCCGGACCCCGGAAGCCGCGCGCCCCGCTGTGGACATGCTCCTCGCCGCGTGGAAAGCCACGACGGGACACCCGGCGTACGTGACGTCCACGGTGAGCGAAGTCCTGGGGAGGCCCGCGCGGACGTTCCGGCAGTGGGCGACCGACCACGCGACCGCCTTCGCCGACCCGGACGCCCGGCACCCACTAGGGTCGGGGACGTGA
- a CDS encoding ATP-dependent Clp protease proteolytic subunit → MDLRHDPLRWQPSQPSPEPWRTPGAWPDAMPGGAGPQIPGWLEERLFDQRIVMVRGPLTAQAASGIAAALLTLEAAGPEPVQLHVASGGGELNAAHAVIDVIDAMAAPVHAVVTSEAGGAVLAVLAAATKRSAYRHARFRMTEPRAAGVMGTADEVAAAAGQHLRELEEVVLRLVEVTGQTRSRIEDDLSAGRVMSAAEAQEYGLIDEVIAGRTP, encoded by the coding sequence ATGGATCTGCGCCACGACCCGCTGCGCTGGCAACCGTCCCAGCCCTCCCCCGAACCGTGGCGCACCCCCGGCGCGTGGCCCGACGCCATGCCCGGCGGAGCGGGCCCGCAGATACCCGGCTGGCTCGAGGAGCGCCTGTTCGACCAGCGCATCGTGATGGTCCGCGGCCCGCTCACCGCACAGGCGGCCTCGGGCATCGCCGCGGCCCTGCTCACCCTCGAGGCGGCCGGCCCGGAGCCGGTGCAGCTCCACGTCGCCAGCGGCGGCGGCGAGCTCAACGCGGCCCACGCGGTCATCGACGTGATCGACGCGATGGCGGCCCCGGTGCACGCGGTGGTCACCTCCGAGGCGGGCGGCGCGGTCCTCGCGGTCCTGGCCGCGGCCACGAAACGCTCGGCCTACCGGCACGCCCGCTTCCGGATGACGGAACCCCGGGCGGCCGGCGTCATGGGTACGGCCGACGAGGTCGCCGCGGCGGCCGGGCAGCACCTCCGGGAGCTGGAGGAGGTGGTGCTGCGGCTCGTCGAGGTGACCGGCCAGACCCGCAGCCGGATCGAGGACGACCTGTCCGCCGGCCGCGTGATGTCGGCGGCGGAGGCGCAGGAATACGGCCTCATCGACGAGGTCATCGCCGGCAGGACCCCGTAG
- a CDS encoding maleylpyruvate isomerase family mycothiol-dependent enzyme produces the protein MTIDPLVLMTDVDQATERLIRTAEGLEPGAESAPSRLPGWTTGHVLTHVARNADAYTNLLTWARTGVETPPYATPTARAEGIEAGYRRPLDEQIADLRESHERFADAAAAMPAEAWTFHLAATGQSAAVVPWARLREVEVHHVDLGLGYTPEDWSDAFALRLLREIVTGAGDTLPLVLRPHGLDHPLTIGTVTDATPSIGGPTRSIAAWLAGRADGSDLTISPDGELPTPPKWK, from the coding sequence GTGACGATCGATCCGCTGGTGCTCATGACCGATGTCGACCAGGCGACGGAACGCCTGATCCGTACGGCCGAAGGCCTGGAGCCCGGCGCGGAGTCCGCGCCGTCCCGGCTGCCGGGCTGGACCACCGGTCACGTCCTGACCCACGTCGCCCGCAACGCCGACGCCTACACCAACCTGCTGACCTGGGCCCGCACCGGCGTGGAGACACCGCCGTACGCGACCCCGACCGCCCGCGCGGAGGGCATCGAGGCCGGATACCGGCGCCCCCTGGACGAGCAGATCGCGGACCTGCGCGAGTCGCACGAACGGTTCGCCGACGCGGCCGCGGCGATGCCTGCCGAGGCGTGGACTTTCCACCTGGCGGCGACCGGGCAGTCCGCCGCGGTGGTGCCGTGGGCGCGGCTGCGCGAGGTCGAGGTGCACCACGTCGACCTCGGCCTCGGCTACACCCCCGAGGACTGGTCGGACGCGTTCGCGCTGCGCCTGCTCCGCGAGATCGTCACCGGCGCCGGCGACACCCTGCCGCTGGTGCTGCGCCCGCACGGCCTCGACCACCCGCTCACGATCGGTACGGTCACCGACGCGACCCCGTCGATCGGTGGCCCCACCCGGTCCATCGCCGCGTGGCTCGCCGGCCGCGCCGACGGCTCGGACCTCACGATCTCCCCCGACGGCGAACTGCCGACTCCCCCGAAGTGGAAGTGA
- the rapZ gene encoding RNase adapter RapZ, with product MPEFAPEPSPDEAQTDLVVVTGVSGGGRSTVARALENVGFYVVDNLPQALMLDMAQLAFEAGGAARRTAMVLDVRSRAFSTDLAGAVRALKDRGFSPRVVFVDADDEVLIRRFESVRRSHPLQGDGRLADGIAAERKLLEEAREQADVIIDTSHLNVNQLRRRVEELFGGEDARKLRITVLSFGFKYGLPPDADYVLDARFLPNPFWVPELREHTGLEEGVSTYVLGQEGASDFVGTYAELISATAPGFEREGKRYLTVAVGCTGGKHRSVAIAEELTARLRDIRLSAHSSHRDLGRE from the coding sequence ATGCCGGAGTTCGCTCCGGAGCCGTCGCCCGACGAGGCCCAGACCGACCTCGTGGTGGTGACCGGGGTGTCCGGTGGTGGCCGCAGCACGGTCGCCCGGGCCTTGGAGAACGTCGGCTTCTACGTCGTCGACAACCTGCCCCAGGCGCTGATGCTGGACATGGCCCAGCTCGCGTTCGAGGCCGGCGGGGCTGCCCGGCGTACGGCCATGGTGCTGGACGTGCGCAGCCGGGCCTTCTCCACCGACCTGGCCGGCGCCGTCCGCGCCCTCAAGGACCGTGGCTTCTCGCCGCGCGTGGTCTTCGTCGACGCGGACGACGAGGTGCTGATCCGGCGCTTCGAGTCCGTACGCCGCTCGCACCCGCTGCAGGGTGACGGCCGCCTCGCGGACGGGATCGCCGCCGAGCGCAAACTCCTCGAGGAGGCGCGCGAGCAGGCGGACGTGATCATCGACACCAGCCACCTGAACGTGAACCAGCTGCGCCGCCGCGTCGAGGAGCTGTTCGGCGGCGAGGACGCCCGCAAGCTGCGGATCACCGTGCTCTCCTTCGGCTTCAAGTACGGCCTGCCGCCCGACGCCGACTACGTGCTGGACGCCCGGTTCCTGCCCAACCCGTTCTGGGTGCCGGAGCTGCGCGAGCACACGGGCCTCGAGGAGGGCGTCAGCACGTACGTGCTCGGGCAGGAGGGCGCGAGCGACTTCGTCGGCACGTACGCGGAGCTCATCTCGGCGACCGCGCCCGGCTTCGAGCGCGAGGGCAAGCGCTACCTCACGGTGGCGGTCGGCTGTACGGGCGGCAAGCACCGCAGCGTGGCGATCGCCGAGGAACTGACCGCCCGCCTCCGCGACATCCGCCTGTCCGCCCACTCCTCCCACCGCGACCTGGGGCGGGAGTGA
- a CDS encoding MBL fold metallo-hydrolase, which yields MTYTGDVSRGSAPAVRELNGLTVTKVSVGPMDNNAYLLRCASDGTQVLIDAANDAGTLLQLIGDGGLAGVVTTHQHGDHHGALAEVVEATGARSVAGADDAAGIPVVTDTVRDGDTVAVGDCTLEVIHVVGHTPGSIVLLYREPGGIAHLFTGDSLFPGGVGNTRGNRKNFESLITDVETKLFGRLPDDTWFYPGHGKDSTLGRERPHLAEWRARGW from the coding sequence ATGACGTACACCGGCGACGTGAGCCGGGGTTCGGCCCCGGCGGTACGCGAGCTCAACGGCCTCACCGTGACGAAGGTGTCGGTCGGCCCGATGGACAACAACGCCTATCTGCTGCGCTGCGCGTCCGACGGCACGCAGGTCCTCATCGACGCGGCGAACGACGCCGGCACCCTGCTGCAGCTCATCGGCGACGGCGGCCTGGCGGGCGTGGTGACCACCCACCAGCACGGCGACCACCACGGCGCCCTCGCCGAGGTGGTCGAGGCCACGGGCGCACGCTCGGTGGCCGGCGCCGACGACGCTGCGGGCATCCCCGTGGTCACCGACACGGTCCGCGACGGCGACACAGTCGCGGTCGGTGACTGCACGCTCGAGGTCATCCACGTCGTCGGCCACACCCCGGGCAGCATCGTGCTGCTCTACCGCGAGCCGGGCGGCATCGCGCACCTGTTCACCGGCGACAGCCTGTTCCCGGGCGGCGTCGGCAACACCCGCGGGAACAGGAAGAACTTCGAGTCGCTGATCACCGACGTCGAGACGAAGCTGTTCGGCCGGCTGCCGGACGACACGTGGTTCTACCCCGGCCACGGCAAGGACTCGACGCTCGGCCGGGAACGCCCCCACCTGGCGGAGTGGCGCGCCCGCGGCTGGTGA
- a CDS encoding Rieske (2Fe-2S) protein, translating to MTDVQTRPDAEITGADEPAAATGTVATRRVVLAGAGALGAGCLLAACGTDTSTSGTNGANGGDFTNNPAPAGSAGADAGGSGSTGKGSTGKGSSGGGKTLVAAADVPEGGGVIKGDYVITQPQKGTYKAFSKICTHQGCPVSKVDGGVITCPCHNSTFSIEDGAPTGGPAKKALPETQVKVDGDNIVAA from the coding sequence ATGACTGACGTGCAGACGAGGCCTGACGCCGAGATCACGGGCGCCGACGAGCCGGCCGCCGCCACGGGCACGGTCGCCACGCGGCGCGTCGTGCTCGCAGGGGCCGGGGCGCTCGGTGCCGGGTGCCTTCTCGCCGCTTGCGGTACGGACACCAGCACCAGCGGCACCAACGGCGCCAACGGCGGCGACTTCACCAACAACCCCGCCCCCGCGGGCAGCGCCGGCGCCGACGCGGGTGGCAGCGGCTCGACCGGCAAGGGCTCGACCGGCAAGGGCTCGTCCGGCGGCGGGAAGACCCTCGTCGCGGCCGCGGACGTGCCGGAGGGCGGTGGCGTGATCAAGGGCGACTACGTCATCACCCAGCCGCAGAAGGGCACCTACAAGGCGTTCAGCAAGATCTGTACGCACCAGGGCTGCCCGGTCAGCAAGGTCGACGGCGGTGTCATCACCTGCCCCTGCCACAACAGCACGTTCTCCATCGAGGACGGTGCCCCGACCGGCGGCCCGGCGAAGAAGGCGCTGCCCGAGACGCAGGTCAAGGTGGACGGCGACAACATCGTCGCCGCTTAG
- the rsgA gene encoding ribosome small subunit-dependent GTPase A produces MSDLSALGWDATLASAYRSFDRPDATAGRVLRADRGVCTVLAADGVHRASLSGTVLLGAAGDPANLPCAGDWVVLRRWPDRRTTVEVVLPRRTALIRRTADKDSTGQVLAANMDTVAVVEPMHPAPDAARVERLLALAWESGAQPVVVLTKSDTARVPQAIARQLSELAPDVRVLAISVHEGHGLNEVRELVTPGRTLALLGRSGAGKSTLVNALAGTDVMPVQEIRNVDGKGRHTTAYRSLVLIPGGGAVLDTPGIRGVGLLDTDEGLDRAFADVAGLATQCRFGDCGHDGEPGCAVEAALADGSLPPRRLENWRKLHREVAVESGRRAARLAGTAGPGRRRPRR; encoded by the coding sequence ATGTCTGACCTGTCCGCGCTGGGCTGGGACGCGACGCTGGCTTCCGCGTACCGCTCCTTCGACCGTCCCGACGCGACGGCCGGCCGCGTGCTGCGGGCCGACCGCGGGGTCTGTACCGTGCTCGCCGCCGACGGTGTGCACCGGGCAAGCCTGTCCGGCACCGTTCTGCTCGGTGCCGCGGGCGACCCGGCGAACCTTCCGTGCGCCGGGGACTGGGTGGTCCTGCGTCGCTGGCCCGATCGCCGTACGACGGTGGAGGTCGTGCTGCCGCGGCGCACCGCGCTGATCCGCCGTACCGCCGACAAGGACTCCACCGGCCAGGTGCTGGCCGCCAACATGGACACCGTCGCGGTCGTCGAGCCCATGCATCCTGCACCTGACGCCGCGCGGGTCGAGCGCCTGCTCGCCCTCGCGTGGGAGTCCGGCGCGCAACCGGTGGTCGTGCTGACGAAGAGCGACACCGCGCGGGTCCCGCAAGCGATCGCGCGCCAGCTCAGTGAGCTTGCGCCAGATGTACGGGTCCTGGCGATCAGCGTTCACGAGGGGCACGGGCTCAACGAGGTGCGGGAGCTCGTCACGCCGGGACGCACGCTCGCGCTGCTGGGCCGGTCCGGCGCCGGCAAGTCCACCCTCGTCAACGCGCTGGCCGGCACGGACGTGATGCCCGTACAGGAGATCCGCAACGTCGACGGCAAGGGGCGGCACACGACCGCGTACCGCAGTCTCGTCCTGATCCCCGGCGGCGGCGCAGTCCTGGACACCCCCGGCATCCGGGGGGTCGGCCTGCTCGACACGGACGAGGGACTGGACCGCGCCTTCGCGGACGTGGCCGGGCTGGCCACCCAGTGCCGGTTCGGTGATTGCGGTCACGACGGCGAGCCCGGTTGCGCGGTGGAAGCCGCGCTCGCCGACGGCTCGTTGCCGCCGCGACGCCTCGAGAACTGGCGCAAGCTGCACCGGGAGGTCGCCGTGGAGAGCGGCCGGCGGGCCGCGCGGCTCGCCGGGACGGCCGGGCCGGGCAGGCGCAGGCCGCGGCGCTGA
- the uvrA gene encoding excinuclease ABC subunit UvrA — protein sequence MADRLIIRGAREHNLRDVNLDLPRDAMIVFTGLSGSGKSSLAFDTIFAEGQRRYVESLSSYARQFLGQMDKPDVDFIEGLSPAVSIDQKSTSRNPRSTVGTITEVYDYLRLLFARTGIPHCPVCGERISKQSPQQIVDRVLAMPEGTRFMVLAPVVRGRKGEYVDLFAELQAKGYARARVDGVVHPLSEPPKLKKQEKHTIEVVVDRLSVKASSKQRLTDSVEATLALSGGIVLLDFVDLPEDDPARERRFSEHLACPNDHPLAIEDLEPRVFSFNAPYGACPECTGLGTKKEVDPELIIPDEERSLREGAIQPWSGGSTLEYFLRLLEALGKAEGFSLDTPWRALPSRAQKTILYGSEDQVHVRYRNKYGRERSYYTGFEGVVQWIERRHGDTESDWSRDKYEGYMRDIPCPTCGGARLKPEVLAVTIAGKSIAEVCNLSVGDCAELLAGLELDDRQKMIAERVLKEINARLRFLVDVGLDYLSLDRGAGTLSGGEAQRIRLATQIGSGLVGVLYVLDEPSIGLHQRDNHRLIETLVRLKNLGNTLIVVEHDEDTIRTADWIVDIGPGAGEHGGQIVHSGSVKGLLANKQSPTGAYLSGRKKIPTPATRRPQTAGRELVVQGAREHNLRNLTVGFPLGQFIAVTGVSGSGKSTLVNDILYTVLANQINGARMVPGRHTRISGLDHVDKVVGVDQSPIGRTPRSNPATYTGVFDNIRKLFAETTEAKVRGYGPGRFSFNVKGGRCENCSGDGTIKIEMNFLPDVYVPCEVCKGARYNRETLEVHYKGKTISEVLEMPIEEAADFFSAIPAIHRHLRTLVDVGLGYVRLGQPAPTLSGGEAQRVKLASELQKRSTGRTVYVLDEPTTGLHFEDIRKLLLVLNGLVDKGNTVITIEHNLDVIKTADWLIDMGPEGGSKGGLVLATGTPEELAEVAESHTGQFLRPMLGLSGEPAGAEAAVARAAKANGTAKAAVKPRASRGRAKAAV from the coding sequence GTGGCCGACCGACTGATCATCCGCGGCGCGCGCGAGCACAACCTGCGCGACGTCAACCTCGACCTGCCCCGCGACGCGATGATCGTGTTCACCGGGCTCAGCGGCTCGGGCAAGTCCAGCCTCGCCTTCGACACGATCTTCGCCGAGGGGCAGCGGCGGTACGTGGAGTCGCTGTCGTCATACGCGCGGCAGTTCCTCGGCCAGATGGACAAGCCGGACGTCGACTTCATCGAGGGCCTGTCCCCGGCCGTCTCGATCGACCAGAAGTCGACCTCGCGCAACCCGCGCTCGACCGTCGGCACGATCACCGAGGTGTACGACTACCTGCGCCTGCTGTTCGCCCGCACCGGCATCCCGCACTGCCCGGTCTGCGGCGAGCGGATCAGCAAGCAGAGCCCCCAGCAGATCGTCGACCGGGTCCTCGCGATGCCCGAGGGCACCCGGTTCATGGTCCTCGCCCCGGTCGTGCGCGGCCGCAAGGGCGAGTACGTCGACCTCTTCGCCGAGCTGCAGGCCAAGGGCTACGCCCGCGCCCGCGTGGACGGCGTCGTGCACCCGCTCTCCGAGCCGCCGAAGCTCAAGAAGCAGGAGAAGCACACCATCGAGGTGGTCGTCGACCGGCTCAGCGTCAAGGCGAGCAGCAAGCAGCGCCTGACCGACTCCGTCGAGGCGACGCTGGCGCTGTCCGGCGGCATCGTGCTGCTGGACTTCGTCGACCTGCCCGAGGACGACCCCGCCCGCGAGCGCCGCTTCTCCGAGCACCTCGCCTGCCCCAACGACCACCCGCTCGCCATCGAGGACCTCGAGCCCCGGGTGTTCTCCTTCAACGCGCCGTACGGCGCCTGCCCGGAGTGCACCGGCCTGGGCACCAAGAAGGAGGTCGACCCCGAGCTGATCATCCCGGACGAGGAGCGCAGCCTGCGCGAGGGCGCCATCCAGCCCTGGTCCGGCGGCTCGACCCTGGAGTATTTCCTGCGCCTGCTCGAGGCCCTGGGAAAGGCGGAGGGCTTCAGCCTCGACACCCCGTGGCGGGCCCTGCCCAGCCGCGCGCAGAAGACCATCCTCTACGGCTCCGAGGACCAGGTCCACGTCCGCTACCGCAACAAGTACGGCCGTGAGCGCTCCTACTACACCGGCTTCGAGGGCGTGGTGCAGTGGATCGAGCGCCGGCACGGCGACACCGAGAGCGACTGGTCGCGCGACAAGTACGAGGGCTACATGCGCGACATCCCGTGCCCGACGTGCGGCGGCGCCCGGCTCAAGCCCGAGGTGCTGGCGGTCACGATCGCCGGCAAGAGCATCGCCGAGGTCTGCAACCTGTCGGTGGGCGACTGCGCCGAGCTGCTCGCCGGGCTGGAGCTCGACGACCGGCAGAAGATGATCGCCGAGCGCGTGCTCAAGGAGATCAACGCGCGGCTGCGCTTCCTCGTCGACGTCGGCCTGGACTACCTGTCGCTCGACCGCGGCGCCGGCACCCTCTCCGGCGGCGAGGCGCAGCGCATCCGGCTCGCCACGCAGATCGGCTCCGGCCTGGTCGGCGTGCTGTACGTGCTGGACGAGCCGTCGATCGGCCTGCACCAGCGCGACAACCACCGGCTGATCGAGACGCTCGTGCGGCTCAAGAACCTCGGCAACACGCTGATCGTGGTCGAGCACGACGAGGACACCATCCGCACCGCCGACTGGATCGTCGACATCGGCCCCGGCGCCGGCGAGCACGGCGGTCAGATCGTGCACAGCGGGTCGGTCAAGGGGCTGCTGGCCAACAAGCAGTCGCCGACCGGGGCGTACCTGTCGGGCCGCAAGAAGATCCCGACCCCGGCCACCCGCCGGCCGCAGACTGCCGGCCGCGAGCTGGTCGTGCAGGGCGCCCGCGAGCACAACCTGCGCAACCTGACCGTCGGCTTCCCGCTCGGGCAGTTCATCGCGGTCACCGGGGTCAGCGGCTCCGGCAAGTCCACGCTGGTCAACGACATCCTCTACACCGTGCTGGCCAACCAGATCAACGGCGCCCGGATGGTGCCCGGCCGGCACACCCGCATCAGCGGTCTCGATCACGTCGACAAGGTCGTCGGCGTCGACCAGTCGCCGATCGGGCGCACCCCGCGCTCCAACCCCGCCACGTACACCGGGGTCTTCGACAACATCCGCAAGCTGTTCGCGGAGACCACCGAGGCGAAGGTCCGCGGGTACGGCCCCGGCCGGTTCTCGTTCAACGTCAAGGGCGGCCGCTGCGAGAACTGCTCCGGCGACGGCACGATCAAGATCGAGATGAACTTCCTGCCCGACGTGTACGTCCCCTGCGAGGTCTGCAAGGGCGCCCGCTACAACCGCGAGACGCTCGAGGTGCACTACAAGGGCAAGACCATCTCCGAGGTGCTGGAGATGCCGATCGAGGAGGCGGCGGACTTCTTCTCCGCCATCCCCGCGATCCACCGCCACCTTCGCACGCTGGTCGACGTCGGCCTGGGCTACGTACGCCTCGGCCAGCCCGCGCCCACCCTCTCCGGCGGCGAGGCGCAGCGCGTCAAGCTCGCCTCCGAGCTGCAGAAGCGCTCCACCGGCCGCACCGTGTACGTCCTCGACGAGCCCACCACGGGTCTGCACTTCGAGGACATCCGCAAGCTGCTGCTCGTCCTCAACGGCCTCGTCGACAAGGGCAACACCGTCATCACCATCGAGCACAACCTCGACGTGATCAAGACGGCGGACTGGCTCATCGACATGGGCCCCGAGGGCGGCAGCAAGGGCGGCCTGGTGCTCGCGACGGGCACGCCGGAGGAGCTGGCGGAGGTGGCGGAGAGCCACACCGGCCAGTTCCTGCGGCCGATGCTGGGGCTGAGCGGGGAGCCGGCGGGGGCGGAGGCCGCTGTGGCCCGGGCCGCCAAGGCGAACGGGACCGCCAAGGCGGCTGTGAAGCCGCGGGCTTCTCGGGGGCGGGCCAAGGCGGCTGTGTAG
- a CDS encoding TetR/AcrR family transcriptional regulator, whose protein sequence is MTEPAGLRARKKERTRDAIADAAISLFLARGFDQVSVSDIAATAEVSKPTLFRYFATKEDLVLHRFADHNGEAAGVVRDRPPDTAPLTALHRHFRDGLDRFEPVTGLNDHPEVVAFHRLVFGTPGLAGRLTQYQLDDEAALAAALGEGVAARLQAAQVIAVRRVLARANWQKIAGGRTARDVHPEAVADADRAFDQLRHGIGGS, encoded by the coding sequence GTGACCGAGCCGGCGGGGCTGCGCGCCCGCAAGAAGGAACGGACCCGGGATGCGATCGCCGACGCGGCCATCTCGCTCTTCCTCGCGCGCGGGTTCGACCAGGTGTCGGTGTCCGACATCGCCGCGACGGCCGAGGTGTCGAAACCGACCCTGTTCCGCTACTTCGCCACCAAGGAGGACCTGGTCCTGCACCGCTTCGCGGACCACAACGGTGAGGCCGCGGGCGTGGTGCGCGACCGTCCACCGGACACCGCGCCGCTCACCGCGCTGCACCGGCACTTCCGGGACGGTCTCGATCGCTTCGAGCCGGTCACCGGCCTCAACGACCACCCCGAGGTGGTGGCGTTCCACCGGCTGGTGTTCGGCACGCCCGGCCTGGCGGGACGGCTGACGCAGTACCAGCTCGACGACGAGGCTGCCCTCGCCGCCGCCCTCGGTGAGGGTGTCGCGGCCCGGCTGCAGGCCGCCCAGGTGATCGCGGTGCGGCGTGTCCTCGCCCGGGCCAACTGGCAGAAGATCGCCGGCGGGAGGACCGCACGCGACGTGCACCCCGAGGCGGTCGCCGACGCGGACCGCGCCTTCGACCAGCTGCGGCACGGCATCGGCGGGTCCTAA
- a CDS encoding cysteine hydrolase, translating to MSETLHLDPATTAIVLIEFQNEFTSDGGVLHQAVAPVMEKTGMLARTVALVDAARAAGVTIMHAPITFAPGYTELSRHPYGILKGVVDGNAFVKGTWGAAIVDELTPDEGDILIEGKRGLDTFASTNLDFILRSRGIRTVILAGFLTNCCVESTMRSAYENGYRVITLTDCVAATSAEEHDNAIAYDYPMFSLPTEAATVRSALAGN from the coding sequence ATGTCCGAGACGCTGCACCTCGACCCCGCGACGACCGCGATCGTCCTCATCGAGTTCCAGAACGAGTTCACCTCGGACGGAGGGGTGCTGCACCAGGCCGTCGCCCCGGTCATGGAGAAGACGGGGATGCTCGCGCGTACGGTCGCGCTCGTCGACGCCGCCCGGGCCGCCGGGGTGACGATCATGCACGCGCCGATCACGTTCGCGCCCGGGTACACCGAGCTGTCGCGGCATCCGTACGGGATCCTCAAGGGCGTCGTCGACGGCAACGCGTTCGTGAAGGGCACCTGGGGCGCGGCGATCGTCGACGAGCTGACGCCCGACGAGGGGGACATCCTCATCGAGGGCAAGCGCGGGCTGGACACGTTCGCCAGCACGAACCTCGACTTCATCCTGCGCAGCCGCGGCATCCGGACCGTGATCCTCGCCGGTTTCCTCACGAACTGCTGCGTCGAGTCCACGATGCGCAGCGCCTACGAGAACGGCTACCGGGTCATCACGCTGACCGACTGCGTCGCGGCCACCTCGGCGGAGGAACACGACAACGCGATCGCGTACGACTATCCGATGTTCTCCCTGCCCACCGAGGCCGCCACCGTCAGGAGCGCCCTGGCCGGGAATTGA
- a CDS encoding uL11 family ribosomal protein, with translation MTLALEAGNAAMVDLGKMLGPTGANMRAVKVEYDEATAKNRGEIIPVIVSVFEDRSHQLTYKTPPTSFLIRKALGIQSGASNPLTQTVGTLSGEQIRSIAERKLPDLNANDLEAAVKVVAGTARSMGVKVAE, from the coding sequence GTGACCCTCGCGCTTGAGGCGGGTAACGCCGCGATGGTGGACCTCGGTAAGATGCTCGGCCCGACCGGCGCCAACATGCGCGCCGTCAAGGTGGAGTACGACGAGGCGACGGCGAAGAACCGTGGCGAGATCATCCCCGTCATCGTCAGCGTCTTCGAGGACCGCAGCCACCAGCTCACCTACAAGACGCCGCCGACGAGCTTCCTGATCCGCAAGGCTCTGGGCATCCAGTCGGGCGCGTCCAACCCGCTGACCCAGACGGTGGGCACGCTGAGCGGCGAGCAGATCCGCTCGATCGCCGAGCGCAAGCTCCCCGACCTGAACGCCAACGACCTGGAGGCGGCCGTCAAGGTCGTCGCCGGCACCGCGCGTTCGATGGGCGTCAAGGTCGCCGAGTAA